The genomic region TTGTCAACATTTGCTAAATTATTGGCAATAGCATCTAAACGTGCTTCCTGTGCTATCATGCCGCTTGCGCCGGTATACAATCCTCGTACCATTATGGTTTTCCTCCTTTTACTCTTTGTATATCGGCACCTAAGCTCTGTAACTTTTGCTCAAAATTTTCATAACCTCTGTCAGTGTGATATATACGGCGTATTTCAGTTTGTCCTTTTGCTACCAGTGCAGCAAGTACCAGCGAAGCTCCTGCACGCAGATCAGACATCAGAACCGGCGCAGCCTGTAATTGTTTCCCACCCTTGACAACAGCAACATTCCCTTCTATTTCAATGTCAGCACCCATGCGGCGCAGTTCGCCAACGTGTGTGTATCTGTTCTCAAAGATTGTTTCAATAATCACGCTGATTCCTGGTATAGTGCACATCAATGCCATTATGGGTGCTTGCAGGTCGGTTGGGAAACCGGGGTATGGCAGGGTCCTTATCATGCTACCCTGCAATTTTTTAGAAGGTTCTATTGTAACGGAACTATCGCCGCCTGAAATAACAAAACCCATTTCAGACAGTACATCAATGCAAGCCTTGAAATGTTCGGGGATGACATTGTTTATGGTAATGTTACTCCGTGTGATAGCTCCTGCAATTAAAAATGTGCCTGCTTCAATGCGATCAGGAATAATGGAATAGGTGACAGGTTTAAGCTTCTTTACACCATGTATAATAATGCGCTCTGTTCCCAGCCCTTGAATCTTTGCGCCCATCTTTATGAGGAAGTTGCCCAGATCAACCACATCTGGTTCCATTGCACAATTTTCCAGTATGGTTTGCCCATCGGCAAGGACTGCTGCCATCATAATGTTTGCAGTGGCACCAACGGAGACTTTTCGCATAATGAAGCGATTACCCTGAAGCTTTTGAACTCGCGCTTTAATATATCCATGTTCTATGGTTATGGTGCTACCGAGAGCTTCAAAACCTGAAAGATGAATATCTACAGGACGTTCGCCAATGGCACAACCACCGGGCATTGATACATCGGCCTCGCCACACCGTGCTAATAGCGGGCCCATAACGTATATGGAAGCACGCATGGTTTTAACTAAATCATAGGGTACTTCGGCGTTTTTTAAAGAATTTACATGGATTTTTAACGTATTGTGTTCAGTATCAAATTCATAATTGGCGCCTAAGCATTCAATAACTTTTAAAATTGTTTGAATATCTTTTAAATTGGGTACATTGTGTAACACGGTAGTACCCTCAGCAAGAAGGCTTGCCACAATAATTGGCAGTGCAGCGTTTTTAGCACCGGAGATAGTTACTGAACCATTAAGCTTTTTGCCGCCTTTAATTAAATAGGTATCCACGGTTAATCCTCGATTGCGTTATTAATTTTTTGTTTGAAGTATGTATGGTTGCAAAAAATGTCAATTCAATTAGATAAATTTTTTAAATTAATTCTTGACAATAAGAGGGTATAGTTCAATATATTGAAAAGTGAGTAAGCACTCACTCATTATTTAATCTATGTGCTGATACCAGGAACTATCGCACAACTTGAATAAAATTTGATAAAAATGTATATTAGAAAAAAAAGGAGGAATTATGAAAATAGGGGTACCTAAAGAAATAAAGATTAAGGAAAATCGTGTGGCTCTGACACCATCGGGAGTGAATGCTTTAGTTGCTCATGGACATACTGTGTTTGTAGAAACCCACGCAGGTGAAGGTTCGGGTTTTTCAGATGATGAATACAAAAAAGCAGGTGCAAAAATTTTGAAAAATGCTGATGATGTATGGAATGAAGCTGAAATGATTGTGAAAGTTAAAGAGCCGCTGGGACCGGAATTTGAAAGAATGAAAGAAGGTCAGATTATTTTTACATATCTGCATTTAGCTGCTGATGAAGCATTAACCCGCGAACTTCTTGATAAAAAGGTAATAGGTGTGGCTTATGAAACCATTCAACTGGATGATGGTAGCTTGCCCCTTTTAGCGCCTATGAGTGAAGTTGCAGGAAGGCTTTCCATACAGATGGGGTGCATGTGCTTGGAAGCAAAAAATGGTGGTGCAGGTATATTACTTTCAGGGGTTGCTGGTGTTCCGCCCGCAAAGGTAGCTATTATTGGTGCAGGTATTGCAGGAACCAATGCATGCCATTTAGCTGTTGGAGTGGGTGCTGAAGTGGCCATTCTTGATATCAGTGCACAACGATTGAGATACATTCAAGATATATTCAAGGGCAGGGTGATTACTGTCATGTCAAATAAGGCAAATATATGGGATTTTGTAACAAAGGCTGATCTGGTTATTGGTTCGGTATTAATACCTGGTGCCAAAGCTCCGAAGCTAATCACCCGTGATATGCTTAAAGCAATGAGAAAGGGTTCAGCCATGGTTGATATTGCTATTGATCAAGGTGGTTGTGCTGAAACAAGCAAACCCACAACCCACGATGATCCCATTTATATTGAAGAAGGTATTGTGCACTACTGTGTTGCAAATATGCCGGGTGCAGTGCCACGTACTTCTACCTATGCTTTAACTAATGCAACGTTATCATACGTGCTAGAATTAGCGGATAAAGGCCTGGAAAAGGCAATGCAGAAAAATAAAGCACTGCATAAAGGACTTAATGTGTATAAAGGTAAGCTTACTTATGACCATGTTGCAGAAGCATTCAATATGCCATATGAAAAAATTGAATTTTAGTTATGCTTCAGTATATGACAATAAACTCTGTGCTAAGTTTTTTGCTTGCTCTTTTGTAAGTTGAATTGTTGCCGTACCTCCACCCGGATGAGGCAGTATTAATAAAACCTTATCATTGTTCACCTCGATTTTATACTGCCCATCCGGCATTTTTACCTCAGGCGATAACCAGTCATCAGCATTGAATTCCGCAATCTGTATCAACACACCAAATGCATGTTTTGGATGAATAAAGATTTCTTTCCATACCCCACCTGGGTATTCATGATAACCAAAGTAAGGGACTCCCATTTGATCTAATTTTGAAATAGCTTTTTTAATGTCATGAGTCTGCAGTGTTATATGATGAACGCCACTTCCTCGTGATTCCATAAAACCATCTAAAAAGCTTCCTTTGTCGGTTGGTGTTATTAACTCAATTCTGCTCATATCGCCAAGGGAAAATATTTGCCAGTAAAATTTTGTATTATCATCTTTTGCTCCAACGCCGGCAACAGCACCCAAGCTTTCAAAAAAATTTTTTGCTTTCTCAAAATCGGGGACAGCAAGTGAAACATGATCAATACGCTCTATCATGACATACCTCTTTTTTTATAAAATATAAGAATGATTAGTATATATATTAAAAAAATTCAAATTCTTTTTTAAATGATAGTATATAAATTAAAGTTTTAATTTAAAAAGTACTTGAAAAATAAAATTATGATCACTAATTATTCCTAAATGTGGAAATTTTAATAAAATATAAAATAGTGTACACCACCGCCACCGAAGGCGGCGGGGGTGTACACTATATTCATTATGAAATTTTTTAAGGAATTATTGCTGAATTATGATTATAAATAGTAGCAATACAAATTAATCATTGTACTTGTAAAGAACGGTGATTAATTAAATAATATAAGACTTTGGAGGGAAATATGCATTTTGAGACAACTACTTGTGTTTCATTAGAGAATGTTGTATTATTGGAAATGTATGCAAAAAAACTTAATATGTCGCTACGGTCATTGATTGTATATTTATTGATGTTTGCTGCTAAAAAAGAAAAGAGAAAACCAATAGCATTTAAAAGAATTTCGTATAGAAAACGTGATAAAAAACCCTGGCGCAGATTACATCTTGTACTTTATCAATCCGAATACGAATTTATTCTTGATGTGAAAAAACTGTGGAAGATGTCGTTGGCGCTTTGTATTGAGTTTTGTATTGAAAACGTTCTGTTTGAATTTATCAACTATTATATTGAATTTGAAAAAAGAAAAGATACCGATAACTATCTTAGTTATTACCAAAATAGATCCTACACATTTGACTTTTATCAAGAAAAAGGCATACATTGCTGCAAATTTTACTGGGGGCCACCCCCACAAATACTAAATAAAAAATTAACATTAGAATTAGCCTGATATCACCCCTATAGTATTTATAAATTTTAAAGTTGATAAGTCACCAATTACAAAGCTTAAATGTTTGACATTTATAGCCAATAGCACTACATCTGTATCTTTAGTTATCCAAAACGATGGTGTGATGAAAAATTATTTATTAAATGAAAATTTATATACGAGGCACATATGCAGGAATTAGTATCTTTCCTTTCAAATCCCAAAGCTTATGATCATCCTGTTGATACAGTTACTGTTGTTCAGACTCATATTTCGTATGTATTTATTGCAAAACCGTATGTGTATAAGCTTAAAAAACCTGTTGATTTTGGTTTTTTAAATTTTGTTTCGTTTGAAGACAGAAAATTTTATACATTTGAGGAATATCGATTAAATTCTCGTATTAGTCCTGAAATCTATCTTGGGGTGGTTGTTGTTGTCAAAGATGGAAAAAAGTTAAGATTGGTTGAAGATGGAAAGTATGATGAAAAAAATGTCGCAGCATATTGTCTAAAAATGAAATATATCGACGACACATATTCACTTAAGAATATGTTAATGCAGGGGATTAATAATCAGTTACTATCGCTTATAGCTCAAAAAATTTATATGTTTCATAAAGAAGCAGATAATACTGAAGGATTACAAGGATTTGGTGGTATCAACGAGATAAGCAAAAACTCACTGGAAAATTTTGACCAAATTGAAAAATATATAGGGGCGATAGTTACTGAGGATGATTATGACTGTATGCGAAAATGGACTGATAATTTCATCAAACACAACACAACGTTATTTGAAAATCGTAACGCTCAAGGGTTTGTGCGCGATTGTCATGGTGATCTGCACTGCGAACATATTTACTATAAGGATGGTACAATAATCATCCTGGACTGTATTGAATTTAATAAACGGTTCAGGTATATAGATACAATTTCAGATATTGCATTTTTGCTCATGGACTTAGATGTAAATGGAAATACGGCTGATTCAAACAGGTTGTGTGCACAGTATATTCAGCTTTCAGGAGATTATGATGGTGTGCTTGTACTGCCTTTTTATAAGGCATACCGTGCCATGGTTAGGGCAAAAATTAATAGCTTCCAATCAGATAATGAAGGGATAACACAACAAGAAAAAGACGCGTGCATACAAAAGGCTTCACAATATTTTCAACTAGCAAAGCATTATATGCAGCAAAATACAAAAGGTGTTGTTTATACTGTTTTTGGCAACATCGGAAGTGGTAAAAGCACTATAGCCATGGAGTTGGCTTCATTAACAGGTGGCATTGTCATTAATTCAGATGCGGTACGCAAAAAGTTAGCGGGTCTTGATGTTTTTGATAAAGCAAAATCAAAAGCTGGTGAAGGCATTTATACTCCTCAGATGACTGAAAAAGTGTATGCAACAATGAAACAAAAAGCTCTGGCGATAGCTCATGCAGGAATGCCTGTTATTCTTGATGGTACATTTTACAGCAAAGAAATACGAAGAAATTTTTATCAATTTTTTAAAGATGAAGGGATTGGTATACAATTTGTTTATGCGCAGTGCCCCGAGGAAGAACTTCTTAGAAGAATAGAGAAAAGGGAAAAGGATGCATCAATTTCAGATGCCGATGTTGAAACTTTTATGCAATTAAAGGATAGGTTTGAAAAACCAGATAATGATGAACAACAGGTTTATAAAATTAATACTGAATCAGGAATTGATGATATATATAATCAATTGAAGAATATCATTATTATAAAAAATAAATAGGTGTAAAGTAATATGGGTATTGCTAGTATTATACTATGTTTTTCGTTATTGCAGGTAAATACAACAAATTTTGATAAGTTCAACACTTTGCTAAAAGAAGGAAAACTTGATGAAGCAAAAATTGTTATAGATAATTGGGGTGAACAAAAGGAATCTGATCCGCAATACTATATATGTTGCTTTAATTATTTTATGAATAAAGCAATTACACAAGGATATGTTATTCAGGTTAATCCACCAAGCGATAGGGAAAAAATCATTTTAACATTAAAAGACCCAAATACAGGATCCGTCAAAGGATTTATGGTGGCTACAATTGTCTATGATAAAGCTACAGCAAATACTGCAATAACATTCATTAAGGAAGGCATTCAAAAATTTCCAGACCATTATGAAATGCGTTTTGGGTTATTATGGGCATTAAAAGAATTAAAGGATTTTGACCAATATATAGGTGAGTTGGAAGATGCTTTAAAATATTTTTCTGATAAAAAGCTTACTTATATCTTTTGGAATAATAATAAAAAAATTTCAGATCCTGATGGTTTCATTATAGAAAAAATACAGGATATATTGCATGAATTTGTAAATAATGATGAGATTTATTCAAACCAGAAATTCTTGAACAATTATATTGATTTAATGATTAAGTACTATCCTGACAATAAATATGGTTATGCAAATAAAGGATTTATGTATTTTAACAATAAGGAATATGATAAAGCTCTAGAATACTATTTTAAGGCATATGAAATAGATAAAGAAGATCTTTTAGTTTTATTCAATATTGGATTTATATATAAACAAAAAGGTAATTATGATTGCGCAAAGACATTTTTTGAAAAGATTATTACAATTGGTGTAAATGAATATTATATTAACAGGGCTAGTGAGGAATTAAAGAATTTAGCAAGCAAAAGTCAGTGATAATGATAAATATTTAAAATAATCAATTAATTGGAATATATAAAACTTGTCCTTGGTGAATAAAATCTGGGTGGGTTATATTGTTAATTGTAATAATAGTCTGTGGGCTTGCCCGGTAACGCTTTGCTATTTGTGACAGTGTTTCACCTGATTTTACTTTATGAGTTTTAATAGATGTAAACTTTAATGTGTAAATTTGATCTTTATATTCTTCTATTTTTTCTTTACTACCTTTTGGTAATAACAGTATATAATTACGTTCTTTGGGTGGGGTTATATTTTTTTTAAGTTGAGGGTTGTATAGCTTAATAAATTCAGAAGGAATGTTGCATTTTTCAGTAAGCACATTAATCCTTACCGGGTATCTGATTTCTACCAGTTCAATATCATAATCATTATCAGGTTTCAGTAAATCTTTTTCAATAGAAAATAGTTCAGGATATTTATAAATAAGTGCTAATGCAGCATAGCGGTATATATATTCTGCAGTTTCTTTACGTAAAACTCCAGATTCGATGAGGTCATAGAAATGGTGATAGCCATTGGCTTTCATTGTTCGTGATAAATAACCACATCCACCGTTGTATGCAAGCAGTGCAAGTTCCCATGAATTAAATGTATTATTCAAATGGTTGAGATGTCGTAGTGCAGCATTTGTTGATTTTATTATATCACGGCGCTCATCAACAAAATCGTTTATCTGTAATCCTAGAATTTTTGCTGTTGATGGTAAAAATTGCCATATCCCTACTGCATTGCTCCTGGAAACAGCATAGGGATTAAAGGCGCTTTCCAGCAGTGGAAGTAGTGCAATATCTTCAGGAATACCTTCATATTGCTGCATCTGTTCTCTAATTAAAGGCATGTATAGGTGTGAACGTTTTATAGCGGTTATAGTATATTCCCTGCCTCTGGTGAGATAAATGTACAAAAATTTTCGTACATCAGGAATTCTACACACGGACAAATCATTTATAGCAGTAAATATATCTTTACCCTCTAATTTAGGTAAGAATATGCTATCATTATCGGGATTATAATTTATTGCATTTTGTAATCCTTCTTCTGAGAACACAGGATCGGAATACAATTCTAAGAGATTTTTGCAAAAAAGTTTAGTGTCAACAAATTCAATGAGTATAATAAAAATCAGTAAATATGATATGTAATGCAGTTTTTTCATCCGCTAAAATATTCCTAATTTTTATAAAGTATTATATATAAAATTAAATGAACAATATACTATAAATAGTAAATAAAAAATAGTCACATATCATGATAGCAAAAATGGAATAATATGTCAAAAAAATTGTACAAAAAAAGTTAAGTTGTATTAACATTACTGATGGATGTAGTATTTAATTGTTGTATGGAATAATACATGATTTATATATATTTTAATAAACAATAAATAAAAAGTGATGGACATTATTCAATGAAATAATTATATTTATCAGAATAGAATACATTAAATAGAAGGTTGAATTGTATGGATCAGCTTATAGAAAATATTGGTAAGAAGATTCAATATTTCAGAAAAAAAAATGATATAACCTTAAAGGAATTAGCTGAAAAAATACATGCAACACCAAGCCTTATTAGTCAGATTGAACATGGGAAAGCAAATCCTTCGCTGGCCACATTGAAGGCAATTGCTGATGTATTCAATGTTCCCATTGGCTTATTTTTTGAAAATGAGATAAAAAAAACAGCACCTTCCCCTGTAATACGAAAGAATACACACCGAAGACTGCTTACTGATGGAAATGTTTCATACACTTTATTAAATCCCGATTCCAACGAAATGGAAGTTATCTTGATTGAGTTTCCTCCGGGTGCTTCAACAGGGGAAGAACATTATCACCATGACGGGTATGAAGTGGGTTATATTATGAAAGGTGAGCTAACAGTAGCATTGGAAGATAATGAATACAATTTACAGCAGGGGGACAGCATTGCATTCAAAAGCTTGCGTTCACATAAAATAAAAAACAATTCTTCACAAACAACCCTTGCTCTATGGGTTAATCTTGTGCCATGGATTTTTGTTAAATAGGAAACAATTCTATGACTAACACCAACCCTGACATCCAGTCAGCAATCTATACAAAGACAAAAGTAAAACTTTCAATAGTGCATATGGTGCTGGAACTTTTTCTTTTGGGTGTTGGTTCGTTTACAATATCAAAGCCACTTTACCAGTTATTATCGCCCTTAATAAAAAATGATTATATTTTGCTTTTAGCCTTTTTTGTTTCTTTTGGCGGTTTATTGTCACTTATTCTTTTGCCTCTGGAATTTTATCAAAGCTACATTATTGAACACACGTTTGGACTTTCAAATCAAACAGTTTTTGACTGGTGTATTGAAGAATTAAAATCTTTGCTGGTTTCAATTGTTATTGGCCTTCCACTGATACTGCTGTTTTATTATTTGATTAAAGTTACTGCGCTATGGTGGCTGTATTTTGCTATTGTAGTTTTTATATTTGCTATTATCCTTGCAAAAATTGCTCCTGTATTGATTTTCCCATTATTTTATACGTTTACACCCATTGACAATAATGATTTAAAAAACTCATTGAATGAACTCATGCAACAACACGGATTACATGTTAGTGGAATTTTTTCGTTTAATATGATTAAGGACACGAAAAAAGCTAACGCTGCATTTACCGGCTTGGGTAGAACACGAAGGATTATCTTAAGTGATACCATGCTCAATGTATTTGACGTTAATGAAATCAAAACAGTATTTGCCCATGAGTTAGGGCATTATGTGTATAAACATATTGTAAAAAACATTGTGCTCAGTGGCATTATAATTGTTGGGTCATTTTATGTATGTTCTTACCTGTATGAAATAACATTGTATACTGTTGGATATTCAAGCAGATTTGATATTGCAGCTTTGCCACTACTAATATTTTATCTTTCAATTTTCAGCATGCTGCTTATGCCGCTGCTCAACACCCTGTCGCGGTACTATGAAAAACAGGCTGATATGTATGCACTTAAAGTAACAGGCGATCCTGAGTCTTTTATATCAACAATGGAAAAGTTAGCGGCAATGAATCTTTCGCAAAAAGAACAGCATCCTGTCATTGAGTTTCTCCTGTACAGCCATCCAACAATTGCTAAGCGAATTGAGTTAGCCAAGAATTACAGGGCTACCACTTCGTGATTGTATATGACCAATGATGTATGCTTTTTCGCCGTGTTGTGTAAGGATTTTTATAAGTGAATCTGCATCATCTTTTTTTACAACACATATCATGCCAATACCCATATTAAATGTGGTGAACATCTCCTTTTCTTCAATGTTGCCCTCACGCTGTATTATCTGGAATATTGGTGGTACGGTAAATGATTTCTTTTCAATGTATGCAGTGGCACTATCCGGCAAAATGCGTGGAATATTTTCATAAAAGCCACCACCGGTTATGTGAACCAGCCCTTTAATGGTAACTATCTCCAAAGCTTTTAAAATGGGTTTAACATATATGCGTGTTGGTTCAAGCAGTACCTGACCTAATGGTTTTGACAATTCATTGAGTTTTGTTTCAACTGTATATTTCTTGATATCAAAAAATAGTTTTCTGACAAGCGAATATCCATTAGAATGGATTCCCGATGAGGCAATGCCTACAATTGCATCACCAGGTTGTATGGTACTTCCATCGATGATGCGATGCCTATCGACAACACCAACACTGAATCCCGCTATATCATAATCATCTGGCTGCATAACATTGGGATGTTCAGCTGTCTCGCCACCTATTAGAGCACAATCCGCCATTTTGCAACCTGTGGCCAATCCTTTTATGACATCAACTAAAACATCTTCATGAAGTTTGCCACAAGCTATGTAATCCAAAAAAAATAGAGGCCTGGCACCAGTTACCACAATATCGTTTACACACATTGCCACAGCATCAATGCCAATGGTTGTGTGTACGTTCATCATCTGCGCAATCTTTAGTTTTGTTCCCACACCGTCGGTACTGGAAACAAGTACGGGTTCTTTGTATTGTTTAAAGGTAGCGTCAAATAGTGCGGCAAATCCTCCAATATCAGTTAAAACTTCTTTTGTAAATGTTTCTTTTACTATGGTGCTAATACGTTTTACAAACCTGTTGCCACCTTCAACATCAACTCCAGAATCCTTATATGTAATGCCCATGATTACCTCTTTGTAAAAGTAAATTGTTATGTTATTTAGTAATATACGTTAAATCAAAACTATACGTTTAACGCTGTGTATAGCTTACTTGTTTTATATAATGATATATAGAAAAAATATGTAGAACCTCACCACTTTCGTAGAGGGAACTGAAGAATTTTTTAATCAAAAAACCAATAATAGATATTTGTCAATAAAGAAAACTAAAAAGATAGTGGATAGTACTACATTGGTAAGTATTGATAAAGAAAGTATTTATATATGGTAATATTAGTATTCTTTTAAACAATTCATCACTAACCTGTAATAATTCACGATTAACAATCAGTAATAATTCATTAAAAATTTCATATGAATATAGTATACACCCCACTGCCGAAGGCGGCAGGGTGTACATTATTATTTTGTTCAAATTTCCACCTTTAGGAATAATTAATGATTAACAATAGTAATGTTATACATAATTTTATATATAATTTATTGCTTGCAATTAATTTGTATATATTATCATATTGTAATATAAGATAAAAAATTGATTTTTCAATATCATAATATTATGGAGGAGGATTTTCACCATTATCGGGGTAGCTTAAATCAAATTGATGGAATTAAGACAATAATGTCATTTCAAAGAATGAAGTATGGTCACTGAGTCCTATTAAAGTATGGTTACTGATTTTGATAAAGAGAAGGGGAACATTAACTTCTCCTATTCGTTGTACTTGTCCCTATAGAATAGGGGCTTTTCAGGATGATATGAGGGTGAACAATATTTTTAACTCCTTGGGGTTTGAAATGGCATTATGAATAATTTTATAAAGGGGGAGGTTTATATGAAAGATCCTAAAAAAGATCAGTTATGTTTGGAGAAATATAAAGAATTGCTTCCTAATTTAGCTGATTATGTAGAGTATTATGCTAAAAAGAAGCCTAAAGCATTGGCTATCATTGAACATAATACCGGTGAAAAAGTAACATGGAAGCAATTCAATACCTCGGTATCCGCATTTGCTGCAAAGTTGCTTTCCATTGGATTGAAAAAGGGTGATATAGTAGCAACCAGTTTGCCACTGTTAAAAGAACATATTTACCTCATGTATGCCTGTTACAGGATTGGTATAATAATTGCTCCACTTGATTTGCGACTGAAAACAAAAGAGATACAATACTGTTTGGACAGGATGAAACCTAAAGCGTATTTCTTCTTAGGGAAAACTCCAGTGGCAGACTTCAGACCCATGATAGCTGAGGTAATGAAGACATCTCCATATGTGCAATACTGGGTTCAGTTTCAAAAAGAACCCGAGTTTATAATGGAAGGTGCTATTGGCGTTGCCGATTTTGTGAAAGACATCAAAAAAGTTTTTATTAAAAGTTTAATTACAGGCAGCGTAAAAAGGGCTCGAAAAAAAGTTCAAAAAAGAGATGCATGTTTGATAATTTTTACAACAGGATCAACGGGATCTCCAAAGCCTGCATTGCTATGCCATGAAGGAATACTTGTACAGAATATAGGTCTTGCTGTTGGTTTTGAATTAAATGAAAATGACAGATTTCTGGTTAATCTACCTCCTTCCCATGTTGGTTGTACTACTGAACAGCTGGCAACAACCATTTTTGGTGGAGGAACATCGGTCATCCTTCATATTTTTGATCCCAAGCTAAGCCTTGAAGCAATTCAAACTCATAAAGTAACATGCCTTGGACAGATTCCTGCATTATTTAACATGGAATGGCTGCTACCAAATTATAAGGATTACGATTTATCAAGTTTGCGTTTTGCTATTTATGGTGGTCAGGCAGTGTCCCGTGAATTTTTAGTAAAGATGAAATCTATGGCTCCCAGGATTGGCACAGGTTTGGGTTTAACCGAAACATCTGGTTTCTGTACGTATACTGATGTTGATGCAGATGTTGATGAGATTGTTCAGGGTATTGGTTATGACATGCCGCTATGCCCAATCAGTATACGTGAGCCCATGAATGCTGATGGTTCAGCAGGCAGAGAAAAATCAAAAGGGGAAATTGGTGAAATTTGCTTTAGCGGGCCTCAGATATTTTTAGGCTATCTCAATGATCCTGATAATACCAGAAAGACAATTTCAAAAGAAGGAATATGCTATACCGGGGA from Spirochaetota bacterium harbors:
- a CDS encoding class I adenylate-forming enzyme family protein, with the translated sequence MKDPKKDQLCLEKYKELLPNLADYVEYYAKKKPKALAIIEHNTGEKVTWKQFNTSVSAFAAKLLSIGLKKGDIVATSLPLLKEHIYLMYACYRIGIIIAPLDLRLKTKEIQYCLDRMKPKAYFFLGKTPVADFRPMIAEVMKTSPYVQYWVQFQKEPEFIMEGAIGVADFVKDIKKVFIKSLITGSVKRARKKVQKRDACLIIFTTGSTGSPKPALLCHEGILVQNIGLAVGFELNENDRFLVNLPPSHVGCTTEQLATTIFGGGTSVILHIFDPKLSLEAIQTHKVTCLGQIPALFNMEWLLPNYKDYDLSSLRFAIYGGQAVSREFLVKMKSMAPRIGTGLGLTETSGFCTYTDVDADVDEIVQGIGYDMPLCPISIREPMNADGSAGREKSKGEIGEICFSGPQIFLGYLNDPDNTRKTISKEGICYTGDLGYYDEKGLHFAGRSKLVIKPKGYQVYPDDVEHHISEKLKGKVNMVAVVGAEHNVYSEAIIAFVEPLQGVEVTPEDVMKACDDISAYSRPSHVEIVKPGQFPLNRVAKTDYVLLKEEAKKIVERLRSEGKWDKAKQ
- the purM gene encoding phosphoribosylformylglycinamidine cyclo-ligase, translated to MTYKDSGVDVEGGNRFVKRISTIVKETFTKEVLTDIGGFAALFDATFKQYKEPVLVSSTDGVGTKLKIAQMMNVHTTIGIDAVAMCVNDIVVTGARPLFFLDYIACGKLHEDVLVDVIKGLATGCKMADCALIGGETAEHPNVMQPDDYDIAGFSVGVVDRHRIIDGSTIQPGDAIVGIASSGIHSNGYSLVRKLFFDIKKYTVETKLNELSKPLGQVLLEPTRIYVKPILKALEIVTIKGLVHITGGGFYENIPRILPDSATAYIEKKSFTVPPIFQIIQREGNIEEKEMFTTFNMGIGMICVVKKDDADSLIKILTQHGEKAYIIGHIQSRSGSPVILG